A single Oncorhynchus nerka isolate Pitt River linkage group LG10, Oner_Uvic_2.0, whole genome shotgun sequence DNA region contains:
- the alg13 gene encoding putative bifunctional UDP-N-acetylglucosamine transferase and deubiquitinase ALG13 isoform X1: MQKALKKYFVNMDEYLASIGLYRKMMARDASCLFRAVSEQLYYSQNFQQKIRKDCVTFMRANRCDFEPFVEGSFEKYLERLEDPTETAGQVEIKALSLLYRRCFLIYRYPGKPPTEITEKEYVEKILLCCSNNGHYDIVYPRNYPIDAALCQALLYELLYTQVLGVEEGELQGSLEGFRGGGRRYRNSLSVCSEDAGYDTPEDRGQAQRDDWELNGYNLTEDKARPGAEEAKTPDGPAKLSLPYKVLKALDSEMYRNVEFDVWHDSRKEMQKTDYMVFAGRQYFLGDKCQVRLDPKGKYYNAFIQEVGTHPSAVTVFIEELGEKHLVSLTNLKPVNPVPAWNITPSRKGPSYSRPEQYPGEMDSEVRGRRRFFKKPRGKEMLMVTYNRSQPPRFRPGPGGIPPGRAPGMYAPAPPPGTLPYEQYHPHPPPRPPRGYGPPRHHFIGPEAAYYPHPGKRCYQSFDNYSFRSRSCSRSRRQMHAVNKECQFSYVPEADEEAQDMEGTITFYEIEEGDETPFPPLPGQAVANPMVPAPPTYWMQRGLSPIPMSGKQAMNSSEEDADERSNGGDQGEYSEEYIYTAQDPGFQSPSMYAAAESTANLTIEEGGSRAGSPQEGVATYSYSQQVLDPSPSALQNCCHILAGEQVVVKSAVITSSQAVSTAPAAIFTTNSSSASSSQIPPAPMAPPSSHPEGAPMPPHTMGRPVLSMQFPPSSPWFVNDMGEAVSTSPPPPYSYDPNGNDLPRDCKVIQYYFNLGVQWYQQSYWQSVVQMQQVYQQPAASPPSDHTVSQSYPEPGRTGPDGQGDIPANGNPLVMDPPSTGAPGIVFYPLVQDQCSQPPLHTYEPYVPMLSATYHYLTPWNSGPAQPRVLASYCPSNHPVNYVTAPTHQGHFIPPSM, translated from the exons ATGCAGAAAGCTCTGAAGAAGTATTTTGTCAACATGGACGAGTATCTAGCCAGCATCGGTCTCTACCGGAAAATGATGGCAAGAGACGCGTCCTGTCTATTTCGAGCCGTCTCTGAGCAG CTTTATTACTCACAGAATTTTCAACAAAAGATAAGGAAAGATTGTGTCACCTTCATGAGGGCAAACCGATGCGATTTTGAACCT TTTGTTGAAGGGTCATTCGAGAAGTATCTGGAACGTCTGGAGGACCCCACG GAAACTGCTGGACAAGTTGAGATAAAGGCATTGTCGTTGTTGTACAG GCGGTGCTTCCTCATATACAGGTACCCTGGAAAGCCACCAACTGAGATAACTGAGAAAGAGTACGTGGAGAAG ATTTTGCTGTGTTGCTCCAACAATGGCCACTACGACATTGTGTATCCCAGGAACTACCCAATCGATGCAGCGCTGTGTCAGG CTCTGTTGTATGAACTGCTGTACACGCAAGTCCTTGGTGTTGAGGAGGGGGAGTTGCAGGGATCTTTGGAGGGGTTCCGTGGAGGAGGTCGTCGCTATAGGAACAGCCTATCAGTGTGCAGTGAGGACGCAGGCTATGACACCCCTGAGGACAGGGGTCAGGCTCAGAG GGACGATTGGGAGCTCAATGGGTACAATCTCACAGAGGACAAAGCCAGGCCTGGAGCAGAGGAAGCAAAG ACTCCAGATGGACCAGCAAAACTTTCTCTCCCGTATAAGGTGCTCAAAGCACTGGATTCTGAGATGTACCGAAATGTAGAGTTCGATGTATGGCATGACAGTCGCAAAG AAATGCAGAAGACTGATTACATGGTGTTTGCTGGAAGACAGTACTTCTTGGGAGATAAGTGTCAG GTTCGTCTCGACCCCAAAGGGAAGTATTACAATGCCTTCATTCAGGAGGTGGGCACTCACCCCAGTGCTGTGACAGTGTTCATCGAAGAGCTTGGAGAAAA ACATCTTGTGTCTCTGACTAACTTGAAGCCTGTGAACCCTGTCCCTGCCTGGAACATCACCCCAAGCCGCAAGGGACCATCATACAGCAGGCCTGAGCAGTATCCTGGAGAGATGG aCTCCGAGGTGAGAGGCCGGCGGCGCTTCTTTAAGAAGCCCAGAGGGAAGGAGATGCTGATGGTGACTTACAATCGATCCCAGCCTCCCCGCTTTCGGCCAGGCCCTGGCGGCATACCCCCTGGGCGTGCCCCTGGCATGTATGCCCCCGCACCACCACCAGGGACACTGCCCTATGAACAGTATCACCCACATCCTCCACCTAGGCCCCCGCGAGGATATGGCCCACCCAG GCATCACTTTATTGGGCCAGAGGCAGCATACTACCCTCACCCAGGAAAACGCTGCTACCAGAGCTTCGACAACTACTCATTCAGGTCACG CTCTTGCAGCCGAAGCAGGCGCCAGATGCATGCTGTCAACAAAGAGTGCCAGTTCAGCTATGTCCCCGAGGCTGACGAGGAGGCACAGGACATGGAAGGAACAATCACCTTCTACGAGattgaggagggagatgagaccCCTTTCCCTCCCTTGCCG GGACAGGCTGTAGCAAACCCCATGGTTCCAGCACCCCCTACCTACTGGATGCAGCGGGGGCTGAGCCCCATTCCCATGTCTGGCAAACAGGCCATGAACTCATCAGAGGAGGACGCTGATGAGAGGAGCAATGGTGGCGACCAGG GTGAATATTCGGAGGAGTACATCTATACTGCTCAAG ACCCAGGGTTCCAGAGCCCGTCTATGTATGCTGCGGCAGAGTCCACTGCCAACCTG ACCATTGAAGAGGGAGGATCTCGTGCCGGCTCGCCACAAGAGGGCGTAGCTACCTACAGCTACTCACAGCAGGTACTGGATCCCTCACCATCCGCTTTACAGAACTGTTGTCACATTTTGGCGGGAGAACAG GTGGTGGTGAAGTCCGCAGTTATCACCTCTTCACAGGCTGTAAGCACAGCTCCAGCAGCTATCTTCACCACCAACTCCTCTTCCGCTAGCAGCTCTCAGATCCCCCCAGCACCAATGGCTCCACCCTCAAGCCATCCAGAGGGGGCTCCCATGCCCCCACACACTATGGGCAGACCAG TTTTATCCATGCAgtttcctccttcctctccctggtTTGTGAATGACATGGGGGAAGCAGTCAGCACCTCACCCCCTCCACCATACTCCTATGACCCCAACGGCAATGACCTTCCACGAG ATTGCAAGGTCATCCAATATTACTTTAATTTAGGAGTCCAA TGGTACCAGCAGAGCTACTGGCAATCCGTGGTGCAGATGCAGCAGGTGTATCAGCAGCCCgctgcctcccctccctctgaTCACACAGTCTCCCAGTCCTACCCAGAGCCTGGGAGAACTGGGCCTGATGGCCAGGGAGACATTCCTGCCAACG GCAACCCCCTGGTCATGGACCCTCCCTCAACAGGAGCCCCAGGCATAGTGTTCTACCCCTTGGTTCAGGACCAGTGCAGCCAACCCCCCCTCCACACCTACGAGCCTTATGTTCCGATGCTTTCTGCCACCTACCACTACCTCACACCCTGGAACTCAGGCCCTGCCCAACCCCGTGTGCTTGCATCCTACTGCCCCTCCAATCACCCAGTCAACTATGTCACTGCACCCACACACCAAGGGCACTTTATCCCTCCCAGCATGTAA
- the alg13 gene encoding putative bifunctional UDP-N-acetylglucosamine transferase and deubiquitinase ALG13 isoform X6 — protein MQKALKKYFVNMDEYLASIGLYRKMMARDASCLFRAVSEQLYYSQNFQQKIRKDCVTFMRANRCDFEPFVEGSFEKYLERLEDPTETAGQVEIKALSLLYRRCFLIYRYPGKPPTEITEKEYVEKILLCCSNNGHYDIVYPRNYPIDAALCQALLYELLYTQVLGVEEGELQGSLEGFRGGGRRYRNSLSVCSEDAGYDTPEDRGQAQRDDWELNGYNLTEDKARPGAEEAKTPDGPAKLSLPYKVLKALDSEMYRNVEFDVWHDSRKEMQKTDYMVFAGRQYFLGDKCQVRLDPKGKYYNAFIQEVGTHPSAVTVFIEELGEKHLVSLTNLKPVNPVPAWNITPSRKGPSYSRPEQYPGEMDSEVRGRRRFFKKPRGKEMLMVTYNRSQPPRFRPGPGGIPPGRAPGMYAPAPPPGTLPYEQYHPHPPPRPPRGYGPPRHHFIGPEAAYYPHPGKRCYQSFDNYSFRSRRSRRQMHAVNKECQFSYVPEADEEAQDMEGTITFYEIEEGDETPFPPLPGQAVANPMVPAPPTYWMQRGLSPIPMSGKQAMNSSEEDADERSNGGDQGEYSEEYIYTAQDPGFQSPSMYAAAESTANLTIEEGGSRAGSPQEGVATYSYSQQVVVKSAVITSSQAVSTAPAAIFTTNSSSASSSQIPPAPMAPPSSHPEGAPMPPHTMGRPVLSMQFPPSSPWFVNDMGEAVSTSPPPPYSYDPNGNDLPRDCKVIQYYFNLGVQWYQQSYWQSVVQMQQVYQQPAASPPSDHTVSQSYPEPGRTGPDGQGDIPANGNPLVMDPPSTGAPGIVFYPLVQDQCSQPPLHTYEPYVPMLSATYHYLTPWNSGPAQPRVLASYCPSNHPVNYVTAPTHQGHFIPPSM, from the exons ATGCAGAAAGCTCTGAAGAAGTATTTTGTCAACATGGACGAGTATCTAGCCAGCATCGGTCTCTACCGGAAAATGATGGCAAGAGACGCGTCCTGTCTATTTCGAGCCGTCTCTGAGCAG CTTTATTACTCACAGAATTTTCAACAAAAGATAAGGAAAGATTGTGTCACCTTCATGAGGGCAAACCGATGCGATTTTGAACCT TTTGTTGAAGGGTCATTCGAGAAGTATCTGGAACGTCTGGAGGACCCCACG GAAACTGCTGGACAAGTTGAGATAAAGGCATTGTCGTTGTTGTACAG GCGGTGCTTCCTCATATACAGGTACCCTGGAAAGCCACCAACTGAGATAACTGAGAAAGAGTACGTGGAGAAG ATTTTGCTGTGTTGCTCCAACAATGGCCACTACGACATTGTGTATCCCAGGAACTACCCAATCGATGCAGCGCTGTGTCAGG CTCTGTTGTATGAACTGCTGTACACGCAAGTCCTTGGTGTTGAGGAGGGGGAGTTGCAGGGATCTTTGGAGGGGTTCCGTGGAGGAGGTCGTCGCTATAGGAACAGCCTATCAGTGTGCAGTGAGGACGCAGGCTATGACACCCCTGAGGACAGGGGTCAGGCTCAGAG GGACGATTGGGAGCTCAATGGGTACAATCTCACAGAGGACAAAGCCAGGCCTGGAGCAGAGGAAGCAAAG ACTCCAGATGGACCAGCAAAACTTTCTCTCCCGTATAAGGTGCTCAAAGCACTGGATTCTGAGATGTACCGAAATGTAGAGTTCGATGTATGGCATGACAGTCGCAAAG AAATGCAGAAGACTGATTACATGGTGTTTGCTGGAAGACAGTACTTCTTGGGAGATAAGTGTCAG GTTCGTCTCGACCCCAAAGGGAAGTATTACAATGCCTTCATTCAGGAGGTGGGCACTCACCCCAGTGCTGTGACAGTGTTCATCGAAGAGCTTGGAGAAAA ACATCTTGTGTCTCTGACTAACTTGAAGCCTGTGAACCCTGTCCCTGCCTGGAACATCACCCCAAGCCGCAAGGGACCATCATACAGCAGGCCTGAGCAGTATCCTGGAGAGATGG aCTCCGAGGTGAGAGGCCGGCGGCGCTTCTTTAAGAAGCCCAGAGGGAAGGAGATGCTGATGGTGACTTACAATCGATCCCAGCCTCCCCGCTTTCGGCCAGGCCCTGGCGGCATACCCCCTGGGCGTGCCCCTGGCATGTATGCCCCCGCACCACCACCAGGGACACTGCCCTATGAACAGTATCACCCACATCCTCCACCTAGGCCCCCGCGAGGATATGGCCCACCCAG GCATCACTTTATTGGGCCAGAGGCAGCATACTACCCTCACCCAGGAAAACGCTGCTACCAGAGCTTCGACAACTACTCATTCAGGTCACG CCGAAGCAGGCGCCAGATGCATGCTGTCAACAAAGAGTGCCAGTTCAGCTATGTCCCCGAGGCTGACGAGGAGGCACAGGACATGGAAGGAACAATCACCTTCTACGAGattgaggagggagatgagaccCCTTTCCCTCCCTTGCCG GGACAGGCTGTAGCAAACCCCATGGTTCCAGCACCCCCTACCTACTGGATGCAGCGGGGGCTGAGCCCCATTCCCATGTCTGGCAAACAGGCCATGAACTCATCAGAGGAGGACGCTGATGAGAGGAGCAATGGTGGCGACCAGG GTGAATATTCGGAGGAGTACATCTATACTGCTCAAG ACCCAGGGTTCCAGAGCCCGTCTATGTATGCTGCGGCAGAGTCCACTGCCAACCTG ACCATTGAAGAGGGAGGATCTCGTGCCGGCTCGCCACAAGAGGGCGTAGCTACCTACAGCTACTCACAGCAG GTGGTGGTGAAGTCCGCAGTTATCACCTCTTCACAGGCTGTAAGCACAGCTCCAGCAGCTATCTTCACCACCAACTCCTCTTCCGCTAGCAGCTCTCAGATCCCCCCAGCACCAATGGCTCCACCCTCAAGCCATCCAGAGGGGGCTCCCATGCCCCCACACACTATGGGCAGACCAG TTTTATCCATGCAgtttcctccttcctctccctggtTTGTGAATGACATGGGGGAAGCAGTCAGCACCTCACCCCCTCCACCATACTCCTATGACCCCAACGGCAATGACCTTCCACGAG ATTGCAAGGTCATCCAATATTACTTTAATTTAGGAGTCCAA TGGTACCAGCAGAGCTACTGGCAATCCGTGGTGCAGATGCAGCAGGTGTATCAGCAGCCCgctgcctcccctccctctgaTCACACAGTCTCCCAGTCCTACCCAGAGCCTGGGAGAACTGGGCCTGATGGCCAGGGAGACATTCCTGCCAACG GCAACCCCCTGGTCATGGACCCTCCCTCAACAGGAGCCCCAGGCATAGTGTTCTACCCCTTGGTTCAGGACCAGTGCAGCCAACCCCCCCTCCACACCTACGAGCCTTATGTTCCGATGCTTTCTGCCACCTACCACTACCTCACACCCTGGAACTCAGGCCCTGCCCAACCCCGTGTGCTTGCATCCTACTGCCCCTCCAATCACCCAGTCAACTATGTCACTGCACCCACACACCAAGGGCACTTTATCCCTCCCAGCATGTAA